A single region of the Pontimicrobium sp. SW4 genome encodes:
- a CDS encoding sugar transferase, which produces MYTKVLKPILDISSAIIGFIISSPIFLVLIVILLFTNNGKPFFYQRRAGKKGRVFSIIKLKSMNDKRDKNGDLLPYHLRVTKFGSFIRKTSLDEIPQLINVIKGDMSLVGPRPLHPEYLPLYDKEQARRHDVMPGITGWAQVNGRTSISWGQKFKHDVWYVDNQSFLLDLKILFLTIFKVLQKKDIDGAINKTIAPFKNAQVE; this is translated from the coding sequence ATGTACACGAAAGTTTTAAAACCAATATTAGATATTTCATCAGCAATTATAGGGTTTATCATCTCCTCTCCTATTTTCTTGGTTCTAATAGTGATTCTATTATTTACTAATAATGGTAAACCATTTTTTTATCAAAGACGTGCGGGAAAGAAGGGAAGAGTTTTTAGTATCATTAAGCTTAAAAGCATGAACGATAAGCGTGATAAAAATGGTGATTTATTGCCATACCATTTACGAGTTACTAAGTTTGGAAGTTTTATTAGAAAAACATCTCTTGATGAAATCCCACAACTAATTAATGTAATTAAAGGTGATATGAGCCTTGTTGGTCCAAGGCCTTTGCATCCAGAATATTTGCCATTATATGATAAGGAACAAGCAAGACGACATGATGTAATGCCTGGAATTACTGGTTGGGCACAAGTAAATGGTAGAACCTCAATAAGTTGGGGACAAAAATTTAAACATGATGTCTGGTACGTTGATAATCAATCATTTTTGCTCGATCTTAAAATATTATTTCTTACAATATTTAAGGTCCTTCAAAAAAAAGATATAGATGGCGCAATCAATAAAACTATAGCTCCTTTTAAGAATGCACAGGTTGAATAA
- a CDS encoding glycosyltransferase family 4 protein, which translates to MKKILRITTVPISLRNLLKGQPKFMSQYYDVIGVTSPGEEIKDVVNDEGIRVIEVEMTRTISPIKDLVSLWKLYKIIKKEKPFIVHSHTPKAGTLGMMAAKLAGVPNRLHTIAGLPLLEATGAKRRLLDFVEKITYACATKIYPNSLGLKDIIIQNGYTKPSKLKVIANGSSNGIDVNHFSIENISEETKTTLREELNIIEDDIVFVFVGRLVTDKGINELISAFKKLPAVHQNIKLLLVGTFESELDPLQDSTLNEIESNNNIINVGWQTDVRPYFAISNVLAFPSYREGFPNVVMQAGAMGLPSIVTDINGCNEIIKEGVNGLIILPKDEKELYLAMLSLVENPNKCKELANASRKMICDNYQRQVIWEALLQEYRNLENN; encoded by the coding sequence ATGAAAAAAATATTACGCATAACTACTGTACCTATTTCTTTAAGGAATTTGCTTAAAGGACAGCCAAAATTCATGAGTCAATATTACGATGTCATTGGTGTTACTAGTCCTGGAGAGGAGATTAAAGACGTAGTTAATGATGAAGGTATAAGAGTGATTGAAGTAGAAATGACTCGCACCATTTCTCCAATAAAGGATTTAGTTTCCTTATGGAAATTATACAAGATTATAAAAAAAGAGAAACCTTTTATTGTACACTCGCATACGCCAAAAGCTGGAACCTTGGGCATGATGGCGGCAAAACTCGCAGGTGTACCAAATAGATTGCATACCATTGCTGGATTACCATTATTAGAAGCAACTGGAGCAAAAAGAAGATTGCTCGACTTTGTTGAAAAAATTACCTATGCTTGCGCAACAAAAATTTATCCAAATTCATTAGGATTAAAAGACATTATCATCCAAAATGGTTATACGAAACCAAGTAAGCTAAAAGTAATAGCCAATGGGAGTTCTAATGGTATAGATGTCAATCATTTTTCTATTGAAAATATTTCAGAAGAAACAAAGACGACATTAAGAGAAGAACTAAATATTATTGAAGATGACATTGTTTTTGTTTTTGTTGGTCGTTTAGTTACAGATAAAGGTATTAATGAATTGATTAGTGCTTTCAAAAAACTACCTGCAGTCCATCAAAATATCAAATTACTATTAGTAGGAACTTTTGAGAGTGAATTAGACCCATTACAAGACAGCACTTTAAATGAAATCGAAAGCAACAATAACATTATCAATGTTGGTTGGCAAACAGATGTTCGTCCGTATTTTGCCATATCTAATGTTTTAGCATTTCCTAGTTATCGAGAAGGATTTCCAAATGTTGTGATGCAAGCTGGAGCCATGGGATTACCAAGTATAGTAACCGATATAAATGGTTGTAATGAAATAATTAAAGAGGGTGTAAATGGTTTAATCATTCTACCAAAAGATGAAAAGGAACTATATTTAGCAATGCTAAGCCTTGTTGAAAACCCAAATAAATGTAAAGAACTAGCCAATGCTTCAAGAAAAATGATTTGTGATAATTACCAGCGTCAAGTAATTTGGGAAGCACTTTTACAAGAATATAGAAACCTAGAAAATAACTAA
- the asnB gene encoding asparagine synthase (glutamine-hydrolyzing), which produces MCGINGVIHSSQIDKQGLKEQLGTMNDLIFHRGPDEDGLYTDVGDIASVGMAMRRLSIIDLTTGKQPMHTANNSISIVFNGEIYNYQKIKSQLETQGITFNTTSDTEVILKLYEQEGPSGFSKLDGMFAFSIHDKIKNKVYIARDFFGEKPLYYTKSNGSFIYASELKSLVKQLSTKPEISTAGLNLYFRLTYIPAPYTIYEDVFKLKANHYIEYDLELKTLKIEEISQVNKLDNKHISFDEAKKNVNALVRESVESRSVSDVPIGTFLSGGVDSSVVSLCLSQMSDKKIDTFSIGFEKAEFDETDKSQVVAKLINSNHHEFIINEKDLEHNVDDILLNFDEPFADSSALPTYLVSNKTREFVKVALTGDGGDEVFAGYNKHYMGKLNRRYTSIVPKFAHNGIQGIASKLLKTSDDKRGKRFKINRLLKAIDYSGEFYWNIISLAFTDKEKESLFLPHMHEASIFESYKKDTGITAPKTITDFREIDRHTSLEGDMLVKVDRTSMLNSLECRAPFLNKSIWEYTNSLPEDYLMKGWSKKHILKEAFKDEFSTDFLEKSKQGFGVPVGDWLRASLRKELESYIEPKFVTSQNIFQSNTIIPLVKNHLSGKEDNTMRVWTYYCFQKWYLNTYSVI; this is translated from the coding sequence ATGTGCGGAATAAATGGCGTTATCCATTCTTCTCAAATTGATAAACAAGGTTTAAAAGAACAATTAGGCACTATGAATGATTTAATCTTTCATAGAGGGCCTGATGAAGATGGTTTGTATACGGATGTTGGCGATATTGCTTCTGTTGGTATGGCTATGCGACGTTTATCAATTATCGATTTAACAACTGGGAAGCAACCAATGCATACAGCCAACAATAGTATTTCTATTGTCTTTAATGGTGAAATTTATAATTACCAAAAAATAAAGTCTCAACTAGAAACACAAGGCATCACGTTTAATACAACTAGTGATACTGAGGTGATTTTGAAACTTTATGAGCAAGAAGGACCAAGTGGCTTTAGCAAACTAGATGGGATGTTTGCCTTTAGTATTCACGATAAAATAAAAAATAAGGTTTATATAGCACGTGATTTTTTTGGAGAAAAGCCACTATACTATACAAAATCAAACGGTAGTTTTATTTACGCTTCCGAATTAAAGTCTCTAGTAAAACAACTTTCTACTAAGCCAGAAATATCTACTGCTGGCTTAAATTTATATTTTAGGCTTACTTATATTCCTGCACCTTACACTATTTATGAAGATGTATTCAAGCTAAAGGCTAATCATTACATTGAATATGATTTGGAATTAAAAACCTTGAAAATAGAAGAAATTAGTCAAGTAAATAAGCTTGATAACAAGCACATTTCATTTGATGAAGCTAAGAAAAATGTTAATGCACTTGTAAGGGAAAGTGTTGAAAGTAGATCTGTTTCCGATGTTCCAATTGGGACGTTCTTATCTGGTGGTGTGGATTCATCTGTTGTGTCATTATGTTTATCGCAAATGAGTGATAAAAAAATAGACACCTTTTCTATTGGTTTCGAAAAAGCTGAATTTGACGAGACAGATAAATCTCAAGTAGTTGCTAAACTTATTAATAGTAATCATCATGAGTTCATCATCAATGAAAAAGATTTAGAGCATAATGTTGATGACATTCTTTTAAATTTTGATGAGCCATTTGCAGACTCTTCTGCATTACCAACATATTTAGTATCCAATAAAACTAGAGAATTTGTAAAAGTAGCTCTAACTGGTGATGGTGGCGACGAAGTTTTCGCAGGTTATAATAAACACTACATGGGTAAGTTAAATAGAAGGTACACTTCTATAGTTCCAAAATTTGCTCACAATGGTATTCAAGGTATCGCTTCAAAACTGCTAAAAACTAGTGATGACAAGCGTGGTAAACGATTTAAAATAAATCGTTTATTAAAAGCCATTGACTATAGTGGTGAGTTTTATTGGAATATTATTTCATTAGCTTTTACAGATAAAGAAAAGGAAAGTCTTTTTCTTCCTCATATGCATGAAGCATCTATTTTTGAATCTTACAAAAAAGATACTGGAATTACAGCTCCAAAAACCATAACAGATTTTCGTGAAATAGACAGACATACAAGTCTTGAAGGTGATATGCTCGTTAAAGTAGATAGAACAAGTATGCTCAACTCTTTAGAGTGTCGAGCTCCTTTTTTAAATAAGTCTATTTGGGAATATACCAACAGCTTGCCTGAAGATTATTTAATGAAAGGATGGAGCAAAAAACATATACTAAAAGAAGCTTTCAAAGATGAGTTTTCAACTGATTTTCTTGAAAAATCAAAACAAGGATTTGGAGTTCCTGTTGGTGATTGGTTGCGTGCTTCTCTTAGAAAAGAATTAGAGAGTTATATTGAACCTAAATTTGTGACCTCACAAAATATTTTTCAGTCTAACACTATTATTCCTTTAGTAAAAAATCATCTTTCTGGTAAAGAAGATAATACCATGCGAGTTTGGACATATTACTGTTTTCAAAAGTGGTATTTAAATACTTACAGCGTAATTTAA
- a CDS encoding oligosaccharide flippase family protein: MDLKKHFSLIENFISYFLFKAIDSVIPLIIIPYLFNVVSEENYGVYAFAFSLIFYFQNIIQFGFDLSAVRDIALIRDDKKELGKVYNDTLTAQFYLFLGSIAILAVLLLAVHDLREHYVIYCFFIILLFGELLFPMWFFLGMEKMRFITIVNIISKSMFALFCFTLIKTESQYIYISLYHSMGFLIAGLIAQVFIYKKFNIVFKFSKPTDVKIKIKEAWSSFLTMASPTIYYNTSIFLVGNHWPKRFAGVMEIGTKVSGAFGVVNTIMTNVLYPFLNRNKNAMHITRYIFVIMGVILSFSMYFLSDFLIELWLGESDTTLEIERAVRYLSPAPFLASIISAFGVNGLMIYKKDKLYSKIIVFGSVCGLVAGLLLIPTYNYVGGAITIITALTVKALLSFTFCTKVIKENKNKSHEV, from the coding sequence TTGGACTTAAAAAAGCATTTTTCATTAATAGAAAATTTCATCTCTTATTTCCTTTTTAAGGCAATAGATTCGGTGATACCTCTAATTATTATACCTTATTTATTTAATGTGGTATCTGAAGAGAATTATGGTGTATATGCCTTTGCATTTTCACTAATTTTTTACTTTCAAAATATCATTCAATTTGGATTTGATTTATCTGCTGTTAGAGATATTGCATTAATAAGAGATGATAAAAAAGAACTAGGCAAAGTTTACAATGATACATTAACTGCTCAATTTTATTTATTTCTTGGTTCTATTGCTATTCTTGCTGTATTGTTATTAGCTGTGCATGATTTACGTGAACATTATGTTATTTATTGCTTTTTCATTATTCTTCTATTTGGTGAGTTATTATTTCCAATGTGGTTTTTTCTTGGTATGGAGAAAATGCGGTTCATTACAATTGTGAATATTATTTCGAAATCGATGTTTGCATTGTTTTGCTTTACACTTATTAAAACAGAATCACAATACATATACATATCTCTTTATCACTCAATGGGGTTTTTAATCGCTGGACTTATTGCTCAAGTATTTATTTATAAAAAGTTTAATATCGTCTTTAAGTTCTCAAAACCTACAGATGTTAAAATAAAAATAAAAGAAGCTTGGAGTTCTTTTTTAACGATGGCCTCACCTACCATTTATTATAATACCTCTATTTTTTTAGTAGGAAATCATTGGCCAAAAAGGTTTGCTGGTGTTATGGAAATTGGCACAAAAGTATCTGGTGCCTTTGGCGTTGTTAATACTATTATGACTAATGTTTTATATCCGTTTTTGAATAGAAACAAAAATGCAATGCACATTACGCGATACATATTTGTTATTATGGGTGTTATTCTGTCCTTCTCCATGTATTTCCTATCAGACTTTTTAATAGAATTATGGCTTGGTGAGAGTGATACCACTTTAGAAATAGAAAGAGCAGTTAGGTACTTAAGTCCAGCACCATTTTTAGCTTCAATTATTTCTGCTTTTGGAGTTAATGGTTTAATGATTTACAAAAAAGATAAGCTCTACTCAAAAATAATAGTATTTGGTTCGGTTTGTGGACTAGTAGCTGGTTTACTATTAATACCAACATATAATTATGTTGGAGGTGCCATTACAATTATTACAGCTTTAACTGTAAAAGCATTACTTTCGTTTACATTTTGTACTAAAGTAATTAAAGAAAATAAAAATAAATCTCATGAAGTTTAG
- a CDS encoding T9SS type A sorting domain-containing protein has protein sequence MKFISSVKTVIVLVLTVYYFQNSLSAQNYDLDTSLNNYGVPPALNKPNYLQSVTDPLFDTKITRITGDVGTSIPNVGGTWQNIARHGYSARQPWNADESLLYLDRHLGGPSLFLDGETYEVIKEANLPSGNEHRWHSTNPDLFLILRDDGIYSWSYSTEALTKLISIDGYSNTSLGYTGNYSMDGNVLAMFATRNSDGKAVAFGVNISSQIKFPDVDLTGWNDIDYTTTSPLGTYIVVNGTYSGNNDVTKIYVMATSNQTGPLWSNYGRPSHYDVTLFEGVEYVIGNSKSNPDDGRIIRRRMLDGEVTVLTQGGYGSHGSARSIQRQGWVFTQMSNSSSWGPYYDEIVGVSSSGDRVERIVSIRGSWGDYENQPHAVPSPSGSRVLYASDWNNNAPPVQTFIADFRHKLLDGGGSNSVNAGTDKDICDGDTTTLTATGAQSYLWNTGETTASITVTLYDTTTFTVTGTDANGDTSTDSVTVNVNSIPVANAGVDVEICDGEETTLSASGGGSYLWSNGATTQNITISPSSTTNYSVIVTQNNCSSTDEVTVTVKPRQSINAGNDVDIYLGESTTLTVVGVGDILWSTGETTSSITVTPIITTTYSVEATEANGCTAYDEVKVTVVGTVEPNAGTDKTICDGERATLTASGGETYLWSTGETTATITVNPNITTTYTVEVSNAISTGTDEVVVYVNEIPDVDAGNDKTINLGEYVTLSATGADTYLWSNGATQPNIAVSPQQTTDYYVTGYTNNCSDVAQVRVTVENAVNANAGKDQIICNGDEATLTASGGDEYLWSTGETTRIIQVSPTTDTVYTVIVSTQFASASDDVQVSVIECDGDEEESDPNYKFDIFPNPTSNGTLKIYLGGLSSNSNIYIHDAIGKLIHFETINDNNGLIFQKQIDISRFNTGLYFVTLEELEQSTTKKIIFN, from the coding sequence ATGAAATTTATTAGCTCTGTAAAAACAGTAATTGTTTTAGTGCTTACCGTTTACTATTTTCAAAATAGCTTAAGCGCGCAAAATTATGATTTAGATACAAGTTTAAATAATTATGGAGTTCCACCAGCGTTAAATAAACCAAATTATTTGCAATCAGTTACTGATCCATTATTTGATACCAAAATAACGAGAATTACTGGCGATGTAGGAACTAGTATTCCAAATGTTGGTGGTACATGGCAGAACATAGCAAGACACGGTTACTCTGCAAGACAACCTTGGAATGCAGATGAGTCACTTTTATATCTTGATAGACATTTAGGAGGTCCTAGTTTATTTTTAGATGGAGAAACTTATGAAGTAATTAAAGAAGCAAATTTGCCTAGTGGTAATGAACATAGATGGCATTCTACAAACCCTGATTTATTTTTAATACTTAGAGATGATGGTATTTATTCTTGGAGTTATTCAACTGAAGCACTAACAAAATTAATAAGTATAGATGGTTATTCTAATACGTCATTAGGATATACAGGAAATTACTCTATGGATGGAAATGTACTTGCTATGTTTGCAACAAGAAATTCTGACGGAAAGGCAGTTGCATTTGGAGTTAATATATCTAGCCAAATTAAATTCCCAGACGTGGATTTAACAGGATGGAATGATATTGATTATACAACAACATCACCGTTAGGGACTTATATAGTAGTTAATGGGACTTATAGTGGTAATAATGATGTTACCAAAATATATGTGATGGCTACAAGTAATCAAACTGGACCATTATGGAGTAATTATGGTAGACCAAGTCATTATGATGTAACCTTATTTGAAGGAGTAGAGTACGTTATAGGTAATTCTAAATCTAATCCAGATGATGGTAGAATTATTAGACGTAGAATGTTAGATGGGGAAGTTACAGTATTAACTCAAGGCGGATATGGTAGTCATGGTTCGGCAAGGTCAATTCAAAGACAGGGTTGGGTTTTTACACAAATGTCTAATTCATCAAGTTGGGGTCCTTATTATGATGAAATTGTAGGTGTTAGTTCAAGTGGAGATAGAGTAGAAAGGATAGTAAGCATAAGAGGTAGTTGGGGTGATTATGAAAATCAGCCTCATGCAGTTCCATCACCATCAGGAAGTAGAGTATTATATGCTAGTGATTGGAATAATAATGCACCACCTGTTCAAACTTTTATTGCTGATTTTAGACATAAATTATTAGATGGAGGAGGTTCTAATAGTGTAAATGCAGGGACAGATAAAGATATTTGTGATGGTGATACTACAACTTTAACAGCAACAGGAGCTCAAAGTTACTTATGGAATACTGGAGAAACTACAGCAAGTATTACAGTAACACTTTATGATACGACAACCTTTACAGTAACCGGAACAGATGCAAATGGAGATACTAGTACTGACAGTGTTACTGTAAATGTAAATTCTATTCCTGTAGCAAATGCTGGTGTAGATGTGGAAATATGTGATGGCGAAGAAACGACACTCTCTGCTTCTGGTGGAGGCTCTTATTTATGGAGTAATGGAGCGACTACACAAAATATTACTATAAGTCCAAGTAGCACTACAAATTATTCCGTCATTGTAACCCAGAATAACTGTTCCAGTACCGACGAGGTCACTGTGACAGTAAAGCCCAGGCAATCGATAAACGCTGGTAATGACGTGGACATCTATCTTGGCGAAAGCACTACTCTAACTGTTGTTGGAGTGGGTGACATACTATGGAGTACAGGAGAAACTACATCGAGTATTACAGTAACTCCAATCATAACAACAACCTATAGCGTTGAGGCTACCGAAGCTAATGGCTGTACAGCTTACGATGAAGTTAAAGTTACTGTAGTTGGTACTGTAGAGCCGAACGCTGGTACAGATAAAACTATTTGTGATGGGGAAAGAGCTACTTTAACAGCCTCTGGAGGTGAAACGTATTTATGGAGTACAGGAGAGACTACAGCAACAATAACTGTAAATCCCAATATTACGACAACATATACAGTAGAAGTTTCTAATGCTATTTCAACTGGAACAGATGAAGTGGTCGTTTATGTAAATGAAATACCAGATGTTGATGCAGGAAATGATAAAACAATAAATCTTGGTGAATATGTGACATTGTCAGCCACTGGAGCAGATACTTACTTATGGAGTAATGGTGCTACGCAGCCCAATATTGCTGTTAGCCCACAACAAACAACGGATTATTACGTGACAGGATATACAAATAATTGTTCTGATGTTGCCCAAGTAAGGGTAACGGTAGAAAATGCAGTGAATGCTAATGCAGGTAAAGACCAAATAATTTGCAATGGAGATGAAGCAACATTAACTGCTTCAGGAGGTGATGAATATTTATGGAGTACAGGAGAAACTACTAGAATAATACAAGTATCTCCAACTACAGATACAGTTTATACTGTAATTGTTTCAACACAATTTGCATCAGCTAGTGATGATGTACAAGTATCTGTGATTGAATGTGATGGAGATGAAGAAGAATCGGATCCTAACTACAAATTTGATATATTTCCAAACCCTACAAGCAACGGAACATTAAAAATCTATTTAGGAGGTTTAAGTAGTAATTCGAACATATATATACATGATGCTATTGGAAAACTAATTCATTTCGAAACTATCAATGACAATAATGGATTGATTTTTCAGAAGCAAATAGATATTTCTCGATTCAATACAGGATTATATTTTGTGACGCTTGAAGAACTAGAACAAAGCACCACAAAAAAGATCATCTTTAATTAA
- a CDS encoding alanine dehydrogenase encodes MSKSLSPFTKEQLLPQEETLEVLKGKGKLFIGIPKETSFQEKRVCLTPDAVSALVNNGHRVLLESGAGEGANFQDKTYSEAGAEITKDTSKVFSCPILLKVEPPTLDEIKLINPQTILISALQLKTQNKTYFEALAKKRITAIGFEFIRDEDGAYPAVSQLSEIAGTASVLIASELLSNVNNGNGLLFGNISGVPPTEVVIIGAGTVGEFAVRSAIGLGANVKVFDNSISKLRTLQSNIGRALYTSTMQPKNLLKALKRCDVAIGAVRGKNRAPILVSETMVESMKTGAVIIDVSIDMGGCFETSEITRHDKPTFIKHGVIHYCVPNIPARYSRTASVSISNIFTPYLLKIADDGGIENALRFDRGLKNGLYFYHGILTNKSVADWFDLDYSDANLLIF; translated from the coding sequence ATGAGCAAATCTCTCTCTCCTTTTACTAAAGAGCAATTACTTCCTCAGGAAGAAACATTAGAAGTCTTAAAAGGAAAAGGCAAACTATTTATTGGGATACCAAAAGAAACATCTTTTCAAGAAAAAAGAGTGTGCTTAACACCAGATGCTGTTTCGGCATTAGTAAATAATGGACATCGTGTGTTATTAGAGTCTGGCGCTGGAGAGGGTGCAAATTTTCAAGACAAAACCTACAGTGAGGCTGGAGCAGAAATAACAAAAGACACCTCCAAAGTATTTTCTTGTCCTATTTTGTTAAAAGTTGAACCACCAACTCTTGATGAGATTAAACTTATAAATCCGCAAACCATACTTATTTCTGCATTACAACTTAAAACACAAAACAAAACATATTTTGAAGCTTTAGCAAAAAAAAGAATTACAGCTATTGGTTTTGAGTTTATTAGAGACGAAGATGGTGCATATCCTGCCGTAAGTCAGTTAAGTGAAATAGCAGGTACAGCTTCTGTGCTTATAGCTTCAGAACTGCTCTCAAATGTCAATAACGGAAATGGTTTATTGTTTGGAAATATAAGTGGAGTTCCTCCTACCGAAGTTGTTATTATTGGTGCAGGAACTGTTGGTGAGTTTGCTGTAAGATCTGCCATTGGATTAGGAGCTAACGTCAAAGTTTTTGATAATTCTATTTCAAAATTACGAACGCTTCAAAGTAACATAGGCAGAGCATTATACACATCTACCATGCAACCAAAAAACTTATTAAAAGCATTAAAGCGTTGCGATGTTGCTATTGGCGCTGTACGAGGAAAAAACAGAGCCCCGATTTTGGTAAGCGAAACTATGGTAGAAAGCATGAAAACTGGCGCAGTAATTATTGATGTTAGTATAGATATGGGAGGTTGTTTTGAAACCAGCGAAATTACAAGACATGATAAACCTACATTTATTAAACACGGTGTTATTCATTATTGTGTGCCAAATATTCCTGCAAGGTATTCACGAACTGCCTCAGTATCAATTAGTAATATTTTTACACCTTATCTTTTAAAAATAGCAGATGATGGTGGTATAGAAAATGCTCTTCGTTTTGATCGTGGATTAAAAAATGGTTTGTACTTTTACCACGGAATTTTGACAAATAAATCTGTTGCAGATTGGTTTGATCTAGATTATAGTGATGCCAATCTTCTAATTTTTTAA
- the tsaE gene encoding tRNA (adenosine(37)-N6)-threonylcarbamoyltransferase complex ATPase subunit type 1 TsaE — translation MKKIFDIQSIDNIAQELLDNVTHKTILFYGDMGSGKTTLIKALVKALGGLDEVSSPTFSIVNEYEVTNDKVYHFDFYRIESETEVLDIGIEDYFYSGHWNFIEWPEKIEGILPLEADVSYIKINKDGSRTLELGVFG, via the coding sequence TTGAAAAAGATATTTGACATACAATCTATTGATAATATAGCTCAAGAATTACTAGATAACGTTACTCATAAAACTATTTTGTTTTACGGAGATATGGGATCGGGTAAAACAACGCTGATAAAAGCTCTTGTAAAAGCTCTTGGAGGATTAGATGAAGTCTCTAGTCCAACATTTTCAATAGTAAATGAATATGAAGTTACTAATGACAAAGTATATCATTTCGATTTCTATAGAATAGAAAGCGAAACCGAAGTGCTTGACATTGGTATTGAAGATTATTTTTATTCAGGACATTGGAATTTTATAGAATGGCCTGAAAAAATAGAAGGAATTTTGCCGTTAGAAGCAGATGTTTCTTACATAAAAATCAATAAAGACGGTTCCCGAACGCTAGAATTAGGTGTTTTTGGATAG